The bacterium nucleotide sequence TTACACGCTTCTTGGCACATTATGCTTCGCTCTGCCAGAGCCAGAAGGGTTTCCTACAGGATGGAGACTTAACCCCAGCGGAACTACTGCATATACAAAAGAGTTTAAGATTATAGAAAACCCTACAGATGCCTACAAAGGCAAAAGATATGCTTATATAAAGGGGCATCTTGTGACAAACAATCTCATATACGTTGCCGAGGATGACCAGTTGATCATAAGTTTTTACGCAAAAGACCCCGAAAGAAAAGATGTAAGCGTACAGATTTACGCTTATGAACTTAATAAACAAGGGCGCTTAACTGCACCCGCCCAACTGACTGTGGTAACGAAAAAAACTGGCACTGAATGGACTAAGATTGAAGGAAATATAACCATACCTAAAAAAGTTGCGAATAAAAGAATTAATGCAGTAAAGGTTGCGTTAATAAGCAGAACTGGTGCTTTTGTGGATTATGCACATATAACACATATACAAACCCCCGAATGGAAAAACTATCAGGATGCTTCCCTAAATGCAGGCAGACAGGAAGCAGAAGGAGATTTTTCGAATGCTCTCAAGGCTTATACTGAAGCAGTTAAACTTGCAAACACAGAAGAAGAAAAAAAAGAGGCTACATTAAAAGCAAACGAAGTAGAAAAACGTTTAAAGAGAAGTATGGGCAAAACATTCATTGAAGAT carries:
- a CDS encoding tetratricopeptide repeat protein, which codes for MKTNWTLQGIVIFFLYTLLGTLCFALPEPEGFPTGWRLNPSGTTAYTKEFKIIENPTDAYKGKRYAYIKGHLVTNNLIYVAEDDQLIISFYAKDPERKDVSVQIYAYELNKQGRLTAPAQLTVVTKKTGTEWTKIEGNITIPKKVANKRINAVKVALISRTGAFVDYAHITHIQTPEWKNYQDASLNAGRQEAEGDFSNALKAYTEAVKLANTEEEKKEATLKANEVEKRLKRSMGKTFIEDIFGRADVFLQKGNYTEARKEYEKIKELKEVDYSIPLALFNIAESYRLQKDYANTHKTFNQIFTTPGLTKYYHIYGLFREAEVYIEQKNYNKARQLYQQIISKEGALEHHILKARLYTGDTYRARRQYRKATDIYTTLLREQETSDFPNESFRV